One window from the genome of Perca flavescens isolate YP-PL-M2 chromosome 17, PFLA_1.0, whole genome shotgun sequence encodes:
- the epas1b gene encoding endothelial PAS domain-containing protein 1b, giving the protein MTADKEKKRSSSERRKEKSRDAARCRRSKETEVFYELAHQLPLPHSTSSHLDKASIMRLAISFLRTRRVLSTGCCSSSGSNSAEDAQMDSQYLKSLEGFITLVTSDGDMIFLSENINKFMGLTQVDLTGQSIFDFTHPCDHEEIRENLSLKTSGSGFAKKGKELSTERDFFMRMKCTVTNRGRTVNLKSASWKVLHCTGHLKMYNSCPPRVLCGYKEPPLTCAVLMCEPIAHPSNIDTPLDSKTFLSRHSMDMKFTYCDERVTGLMGYAPEDLLGRSVYDFYHALDSDGVTKSHHNLCSKGQAVSGQYRMLAKNGGYVWVETQGTVIYNSRNSQPQCIVCINYVLSDIEEKSMVFSLKQTESLFKPHHMSNFFTAGGAGVTGEPGEALFTKLKEEPEDLAQLAPTAGDTIISLDFDRPPFEEPQQPAGYTQMPAAAMPPAGPPSWASESHKPGPPAPVPRDMATMAGKLVMQENPPPGSATPSLSSCSTPSSPGDYYSPVESDLKVELTEKLFALDTEGNDSPSDTERDLSDLDLETLAPYIPMDGEDFELNPIVPESDPLERGPAGSVGSKGSQASRQSFSHIASLFEPLASPPPPQGHFQHQAAVSWAAGEKRGSRHGTVDSRAGFCMMGHMQNTPYQTPASTPLSSMGGRQNLQWPPDPLLTYQQQQQQQQPQRATKTYLMDTFSGEERPSCQQNMPHLMQKQRSIDNFVQAYRDMSPARVAMANSIKRSFTQMAVGESTASEILWKKMRGDGCSSMDRSLSAGSLAVSEMRRTMPGSMASSLSSLQQHRKSQNPVNWIGGANEKPFPRKSCNYTYNMLPSNKTEGIASRLVGPSFDSSCLPELTGYDCEVNVPLQGNLHLLQGCDLLRALDQAS; this is encoded by the exons gCTGTTGCAGCAGCAGCGGTAGTAACAGCGCGGAGGACGCACAGATGGACAGCCAGTACCTGAAGTCTCTGGAGGGCTTCATCACCCTGGTAACGTCCGACGGCGACATGATATTCCTGTCCGAGAACATCAACAAATTCATGGGGCTCACGCAG gtGGACCTCACTGGTCAGAGCATCTTTGACTTCACCCATCCGTGCGACCACGAGGAGATCCGAGAAAACCTCAGCCTGAAGACATCTG gaaGCGGCTTCGCTAAAAAAGGCAAAGAGCTGAGCACTGAGCGAGATTTCTTCATGAGGATGAAATGCACAGTGACCAACAGAGGACGCACCGTCAACCTCAAGTCGGCCAGCTGGAAG GTGTTGCACTGCACGGGACACCTGAAGATGTACAACAGCTGCCCTCCCCGAGTGCTGTGTGGCTACAAAGAGCCGCCGCTCACCTGCGCTGTCCTGATGTGCGAACCCATCGCACACCCGTCCAACATCGACACGCCGCTGGACAGCAAGACCTTCCTGAGCCGACACAGCATGGACATGAAGTTCACCTACTGCGACGAGAG GGTAACGGGGTTGATGGGTTACGCTCCCGAGGATCTGCTGGGTCGTTCAGTCTACGACTTTTACCACGCCCTGGACTCGGACGGCGTCACCAAGAGCCACCACAACT TGTGTTCCAAGGGTCAGGCAGTGAGCGGTCAGTATCGCATGCTGGCTAAGAACGGAGGCTACGTCTGGGTAGAGACCCAGGGAACGGTTATTTATAACAGCCGCAACTCCCAGCCCCAGTGCATTGTGTGCATAAACTACGTCCTCAG TGACATCGAGGAGAAGTCGATGGTTTTCTCCCTGAAGCAGACAGAGTCCCTGTTCAAGCCGCACCACATGAGCAACTTCTTCACCGCCGGAGGTGCAGGCGTGACCGGAGAGCCGGGAGAAGCCCTCTTCACCAAACTCAAGGAGGAGCCGGAGGACCTCGCCCAGCTGGCCCCGACAGCCGGagacacaatcattagcctgGACTTCG ATCGCCCTCCGTTCGAGGAGCCCCAGCAGCCTGCAGGATACACCCAGATGCCTGCCGCAGCTATGCCCCCTGCTGGACCTCCATCCTGGGCCAGCGAGAGCCACAAGCCTGGCCCGCCGGCACCAGTTCCGAGGGACATGGCTACCATGGCGGGTAAACTCGTCATGCAGGAGAATCCGCCGCCGGGCAGCGCCACGCCGAGCCTCAGCAGCTGCTCCACG CCCAGCAGCCCAGGTGATTACTACAGCCCAGTGGAGAGCGATCTGAAGGTGGAGCTGACTGAGAAGCTCTTTGCTCTGGACACTGAAGGCAACGACAGTCCTTCAGACACCGAG AGGGACTTGAGTGACTTAGACCTGGAGACTCTGGCTCCCTACATCCCGATGGATGGCGAGGACTTCGAGCTGAATCCCATTGTCCCAGAGTCGGATCCCCTGGAGCGGGGTCCAGCAGGATCTGTGGGGAGCAAAGGCAGCCAGGCCAGCCGGCAGAGCTTCAGCCACATCGCCAGCCTCTTCGAGCCACTGGCCTCCCCTCCTCCGCCCCAGGGCCACTTCCAGCACCAGGCGGCTGTGTCCTGGGCCGCAGGCGAGAAAAGAGGCTCCCGCCATGGGACCGTGGACTCGCGTGCAGGGTTTTGCATGATGGGGCACATGCAGAATACCCCATACCAGACTCCAGCCAGCACCCCTCTGTCCTCCATGGGGGGCAGGCAGAATCTGCAGTGGCCTCCGGACCCTCTGTTAACctaccaacaacaacaacaacaacaacaaccacaacgcGCTACTAAGACCTACCTGATGGACACTTTTTCAGGAGAGGAGCGCCCGTCCTGCCAGCAGAACATGCCACACCTCATGCAGAAACAGAG gTCCATTGACAATTTCGTACAAGCCTACAGAGACATGAGTCCAGCCAGAGTGGCCATGGCCAACAGTATCAAGCGCTCCTTCACTCAGATGGCTGTT GGTGAAAGTACGGCGTCAGAAATCCTATGGAAGAAGATGAGGGGAGATGGTTGTTCCTCCATGGATCGCTCCCTCAGCGCAGGATCtctggcag tGTCCGAGATGAGGAGGACGATGCCAGGCAGCATGGCTTCATCTCTCAGCTCTCTGCAGCAACACAGGAAGTCTCAGAATCCAGTAAACTGGATAGGTGGTGCGAATGAGAAACCCTTTCCCCGAAAGAGCTGCAACTACACCTATAACATGCTGCCTTCCAACAAGACGGAGG GTATTGCAAGTCGTTTGGTGGGCCCTTCTTTTGACTCCTCCTGTCTGCCGGAGTTGACCGGTTACGACTGCGAGGTCAACGTCCCGCTGCAGGGCAACCTGCACCTCCTCCAGGGCTGTGACCTGCTGAGAGCCCTGGACCAGGCCTCTTAG